DNA from Caldisericia bacterium:
AAGGAAAAGAATAGAAATTTTGTGATAATTACTGGTATCTCCGGAGCAGGGAAAACTAAAGCATCAAACTTCCTTGAGGATATGGGGTATTTTTGTATAGACAATCTCCCCTTAAGTCTTATTAAGAAGTTTGTGGAGTTATATAAAAGGGGAATTGGTGGCGTTGATAAGGTTTCTCTCACAATAGATATAAGGGAGAAGGATTTTACTAAAAATTTTCCTAAAATATATAAGGAACTTGAGGAGGAAGGTTTAAATCCATTTCTATTGTTTCTTGATGCGGGGGAGGAAACACTTGTAAAAAGATACAAGGAGACAAGGAGAAAACACCCTTTGTTTACAAAGGATGGCTTAATTACCGCAATAAGAGATGAAAAGTTGAAACTTAAAGAAATAAAGGATTTAAGTGATGTGGTTATAGATACATCAAAACTGAAGCCTTCAGAGTTAAAACAGAGGCTTATAGAGATATTTAAAGAGAAGAAGGAAACAGTGATGTCAATAACTATAATATCCTTTGGTTATAAGTATGGAATACCCATTGATTCAGATATTATATTTGATGTAAGATTTCTCCCCAACCCATTCTATATAAATGGTCTTAGAGAGGTATCTGGTCTTGATGAGGGAGTCAAGAGGTATGTGCTCTCTCATGCTGCAACAAAAGGTTTTTTAAAAAGATTTAAGGACATGATATTCTTTCTAATACCCCAATATGTGAAGGAAGGTAAGACATCGCTTATAATATCCTTTGGTTGCACAGGTGGGAAGCATAGATCTGTAGTTATATCTGAAGAGGTAAAGAAAATACTTGAAGAAAAGGGTTACAAATGTACCCTATTTCATAGGGATATAAGGAAAGAATGAAAGAAAAATTGAAGAGTTTTTTTAAATGGCTTTATCCAGGGATGAATGTTAAAAGATGGATTCTTGTTATGGGGTTTGGATTCATCATATCTGCCCTTGGGTTCATGGTGATTCTTGATTTCACAAGACTTGGAATGATAAAGAGATTTATAATAAAGTTCATCATAGTCTTTATGAA
Protein-coding regions in this window:
- the rapZ gene encoding RNase adapter RapZ codes for the protein MIITGISGAGKTKASNFLEDMGYFCIDNLPLSLIKKFVELYKRGIGGVDKVSLTIDIREKDFTKNFPKIYKELEEEGLNPFLLFLDAGEETLVKRYKETRRKHPLFTKDGLITAIRDEKLKLKEIKDLSDVVIDTSKLKPSELKQRLIEIFKEKKETVMSITIISFGYKYGIPIDSDIIFDVRFLPNPFYINGLREVSGLDEGVKRYVLSHAATKGFLKRFKDMIFFLIPQYVKEGKTSLIISFGCTGGKHRSVVISEEVKKILEEKGYKCTLFHRDIRKE